Proteins encoded within one genomic window of Aquarana catesbeiana isolate 2022-GZ linkage group LG03, ASM4218655v1, whole genome shotgun sequence:
- the LOC141134782 gene encoding olfactory receptor 10A7-like, giving the protein MCEDNQTKVSEIHLLGVQGLGNFKLLFFTALLLFYIAIVTGNLLIILLVSTNNNLKIPMFIFLQHLAFADALLATCVIPMMAEIIIRTKGKISVVGCITQMYFYFIFGFVQCFLLAVMSYDRYVAICNPLHYILIMNRRICFLMGYGCWVTTWSLSSSEFILIIQFQFCGPSDIDYFFCDFGPVMQLSTSDTSIVQWLDFTYSVLVLFCALTFIIGTYIYIFMIILKISSSTARKKSFSTCSAHLISVGAYYGSLITIYVTPSSEMSPNVNKYSSLLYTVVTPLMNPVIYSLRNQEIRQALHKKLRKIALR; this is encoded by the coding sequence ATGTGTGAAGACAATCAAACAAAAGTCTCAGAAATCCATCTTCTTGGAGTACAAGGTCTAGGCAACTTCAAACTTTTATTCTTCACTGCCCTACTTTTATTTTACATTGCAATAGTGACTGGAAACCTTTTAATTATCCTTCTAGTGTCAACCAATAATAACCTCAAAATTCCAATGTTCATCTTTCTCCAGCACCTTGCTTTCGCTGATGCCCTCCTAGCCACTTGTGTTATACCAATGATGGCAGAGATAATAATAAGGACGAAGGGAAAAATTTCCGTGGTTGGCTGTATCACACAAATGTATTTCTATTTTATCTTTGGGTTTGTGCAATGTTTTCTTCTTGCTGTAATGTCTTATGATCGATATGTAGCTATTTGTAACCCTTTACATTACATTTTAATTATGAACCGCAGAATCTGCTTCCTGATGGGATATGGCTGTTGGGTAACAACTTGGAGCCTATCTTCAAGTGAATTTATTTTGATAATTCAGTTTCAGTTTTGTGGCCCCAGTGACATTGATTACTTCTTTTGTGATTTTGGTCCTGTTATGCAATTGTCCACATCAGACACGTCTATCGTACAATGGCTAGACTTCACATATTCTGTCCTAGTTTTATTCTGCGCTCTTACCTTTATCATCGGGACTTACATCTACATTTTTATGATCATTCTCAAGATTTCATCTTCTACTGCcagaaaaaaatccttttcaaCATGTAGTGCCCACCTGATCTCTGTGGGTGCATATTATGGGTCCTTAATCACTATTTATGTGACTCCATCCAGTGAGATGTCACCTAACGTTAACAAGTACAGTTCTTTATTATACACCGTGGTGACCCCACTGATGAATCCTGTCATATATAGCCTGAGGAACCAGGAGATAAGACAAGCTCTTCATAAAAAGTTGAGAAAGATAGCATTGAGGTAA